From Nitrospirota bacterium, the proteins below share one genomic window:
- a CDS encoding DNA polymerase III subunit alpha — translation MSQKEFVHLHVHTQYSLLDGACSVDGLLKTVKAQGMKHLAITDHGNLFGAVDFYARALDQGVKPLIGCEVYVAPRSRTERLPEETRHYEGANHLTLLVGNDEGYRNLMELSTRSFTEGFYHKPRVDKELIQRHAKGLVCLSGCLNSEVCRFLQEGKEEEAYVAAAWYRDLYGAENFFIEIQDHGLPEQRKVNNGLISIARRLNAKLVGTNDVHYLNAPDSLAHEVLLCIQTGKTIRDPNHWKFQSDQFYMKHPLEMEKVFSQDTAFLTNTMAVAERCNLKLELGRIQIPNFDVPEGLTADDYLRKLAEKGLDERYEKRTPELKDRLEMELGVIKKMQFSDYYLIVWDIIRFARERGIMVGPGRGSAAGSLVAYCIRITDIDPMRFELLFERFLNPERISMPDMDIDFQDDRRDEVIRYVIQKYGDDHVARIITFGSLGVRQVVRDVGRVMGLAYGEVDRFAKLFPRAPDIKTVDDALKANPVLQDEVKGRREFQEVCEISRNLTGLFRHASVHAAGIVISGPPLTDQVPLYKSNAEEISTQYSMKPIEKIGLLKMDLLGLTTLNVISTACRMIEQNRGIKVRIDAIPPDDPETYKLLAEGRTFGVFQLESEGMRDVIRRLKPEKIDDIIAIVALYRPGPMGLIPDFIDRKNGRVRVTYDHKKLEPILKSTYGIMVYQEQVMRIAKELAGFTSLQVDKMRKAVAKKDSAVMEALKKPFIDGSGKSGLAAADAERLFDNIERFAGYAFNKSHAAAYAAVAYQTAYFKAHFPTEYMAALLSAEIGKKDKILRHFEECRRMEIVILAPDVNHSEADFTVVAPKDVPRGKVGGIRFGLTAIKNVGSAVIESILQSRSESGPFKTFQDFLERVNLSKVNKKAVESLIKSGAFDSMGQGRRPLHSSLDVLLEDIHRRAKSSKAQVALFATTEPVVGGAAGFGGNGKAHGASAAAAEWPEEEFLNFEKEMLGFYLTRHPLEKYLEKLRALNVTVIGSLETMTEGREVWIAGMVSEIKERPTKGGDLYAFVTLEDMTGAMEVIVWPKVYLQASALLFQKNEPVVVVGTLEFEEAGGRRGKESNGAGRPDADEPAGGRSERVRLVARDVDTLDKMMLKLRQKGQSRRGEFTIRIDLGTMDGERMKRLATLFRSHPGSCRVRVLLTLGGKERAVALPEFFAIDPDADLEKILRTYALDASVSLPDASATSH, via the coding sequence ATGAGTCAGAAAGAATTCGTCCACCTCCACGTCCATACCCAGTACAGTTTGCTCGACGGCGCGTGCTCTGTGGACGGTCTCCTCAAGACCGTCAAGGCGCAGGGGATGAAGCACCTCGCCATCACCGATCACGGAAATCTCTTCGGCGCGGTCGATTTCTATGCCCGCGCCCTGGACCAGGGCGTCAAGCCCCTCATCGGCTGCGAGGTCTACGTGGCCCCGCGCTCGCGCACGGAGCGGCTGCCCGAGGAAACGCGCCACTACGAAGGGGCGAACCACTTGACGCTCCTGGTGGGCAACGACGAGGGCTACCGGAATCTCATGGAGCTATCGACCCGCAGCTTTACCGAAGGTTTCTACCATAAGCCGCGCGTGGACAAGGAACTCATCCAAAGGCATGCGAAAGGGTTGGTATGTCTCTCCGGATGCCTGAACAGCGAAGTCTGCCGCTTCCTTCAGGAGGGGAAGGAGGAGGAGGCCTACGTGGCGGCGGCGTGGTACCGCGACCTGTACGGCGCCGAAAACTTCTTCATCGAAATCCAGGACCACGGACTGCCGGAGCAGCGGAAGGTGAACAACGGCCTGATCTCCATCGCGCGGCGATTGAACGCCAAACTGGTGGGAACCAATGACGTGCACTACCTGAATGCGCCGGACTCCCTCGCGCACGAAGTGCTCCTCTGCATCCAGACGGGCAAGACCATCCGCGATCCGAACCACTGGAAGTTCCAGTCGGACCAGTTCTACATGAAGCATCCTCTCGAAATGGAGAAGGTCTTCTCGCAGGACACCGCGTTCCTCACCAACACAATGGCCGTGGCGGAGCGGTGCAATCTCAAGCTGGAACTGGGCCGCATCCAGATTCCCAATTTCGACGTTCCGGAAGGGCTGACGGCCGACGACTACCTCCGGAAACTCGCGGAAAAAGGGTTGGACGAACGGTACGAGAAGCGTACCCCGGAATTGAAGGACCGCCTCGAAATGGAACTGGGCGTCATCAAGAAGATGCAGTTCAGCGACTACTATCTCATTGTGTGGGACATCATCCGGTTCGCTCGGGAACGGGGGATCATGGTCGGACCGGGACGCGGCTCGGCGGCCGGATCGCTCGTGGCCTACTGCATCCGGATCACCGACATCGATCCCATGCGGTTCGAACTTCTTTTCGAGCGATTCCTGAATCCCGAGCGCATCAGCATGCCGGATATGGACATCGATTTTCAGGACGACCGGCGCGACGAGGTCATCCGCTATGTCATTCAGAAATATGGTGACGACCATGTCGCCCGGATCATCACGTTCGGCTCGCTGGGCGTCCGGCAGGTCGTCCGCGATGTGGGTCGCGTGATGGGCCTGGCCTATGGCGAGGTGGACCGATTCGCGAAGCTTTTCCCTCGCGCCCCCGACATCAAGACGGTGGACGATGCGCTCAAGGCCAACCCGGTGCTCCAAGACGAAGTCAAAGGCCGGCGAGAGTTCCAGGAAGTGTGCGAGATTTCGCGGAACCTGACGGGGCTCTTCCGGCACGCATCCGTCCATGCCGCCGGGATCGTGATTTCGGGTCCGCCGCTGACGGATCAGGTGCCGCTCTACAAATCGAACGCGGAAGAGATTTCGACGCAGTATTCGATGAAGCCGATCGAGAAGATCGGACTGCTCAAGATGGACCTTCTCGGGCTGACCACGCTCAACGTCATCTCCACGGCGTGCCGGATGATCGAGCAGAATCGGGGGATCAAGGTGAGGATCGACGCCATTCCACCGGACGACCCCGAGACGTACAAATTGCTTGCCGAGGGTCGGACCTTCGGGGTGTTCCAACTCGAATCCGAGGGGATGCGTGACGTGATCCGCCGTCTCAAGCCGGAGAAGATCGACGATATCATCGCCATCGTCGCGCTCTATCGGCCGGGTCCGATGGGACTCATCCCGGACTTCATCGACCGCAAGAATGGTCGCGTGAGGGTGACGTACGACCACAAGAAACTGGAGCCGATCCTCAAGAGCACCTACGGCATCATGGTGTACCAGGAGCAGGTGATGCGCATCGCCAAGGAGCTGGCGGGATTCACATCGCTTCAAGTCGACAAAATGAGAAAGGCCGTGGCGAAAAAGGATAGCGCCGTGATGGAAGCGCTCAAGAAGCCTTTCATCGACGGCTCGGGGAAAAGTGGACTTGCAGCCGCGGACGCGGAACGGCTCTTCGATAACATCGAGCGGTTCGCGGGCTACGCGTTCAACAAGTCGCATGCCGCGGCCTACGCCGCCGTGGCCTATCAAACCGCCTACTTCAAAGCGCATTTCCCGACGGAATACATGGCGGCACTTTTGAGCGCCGAGATCGGGAAGAAGGACAAGATCCTCCGTCACTTCGAGGAGTGCCGGCGGATGGAAATCGTCATCCTCGCGCCGGATGTGAACCATAGCGAGGCGGATTTCACGGTCGTCGCGCCGAAAGACGTGCCGCGGGGGAAAGTAGGGGGCATCCGCTTTGGTCTCACGGCCATCAAGAACGTCGGTTCCGCCGTGATCGAATCGATCCTGCAATCGCGGAGCGAGAGCGGCCCGTTCAAAACCTTTCAGGACTTCCTGGAGAGGGTGAATCTGTCGAAAGTGAACAAGAAGGCGGTAGAGAGCTTGATCAAGTCGGGCGCATTCGATTCGATGGGACAGGGTCGGCGCCCCCTCCACTCATCGCTGGACGTTCTGCTCGAGGACATTCATCGGCGCGCGAAATCGTCCAAAGCGCAGGTGGCCCTGTTCGCGACGACGGAGCCCGTGGTCGGCGGGGCGGCCGGTTTCGGAGGGAACGGCAAAGCCCATGGCGCGTCGGCTGCCGCGGCGGAGTGGCCCGAAGAGGAGTTTTTGAACTTCGAAAAAGAGATGCTCGGTTTCTACCTGACGCGCCATCCGTTGGAAAAGTACCTGGAAAAGTTGCGTGCATTGAACGTAACCGTCATCGGCTCCTTGGAGACGATGACCGAAGGACGGGAAGTGTGGATCGCAGGGATGGTATCCGAAATCAAGGAACGGCCGACCAAGGGCGGCGATCTCTACGCCTTTGTGACTCTGGAAGACATGACCGGGGCGATGGAAGTGATCGTCTGGCCGAAGGTGTATCTCCAGGCGTCCGCCCTGCTGTTCCAGAAGAACGAACCCGTGGTGGTGGTGGGAACGCTTGAATTTGAAGAGGCGGGCGGCCGGCGAGGGAAGGAGTCCAACGGGGCGGGTCGGCCCGATGCGGATGAGCCGGCGGGGGGGAGAAGCGAGCGCGTCCGCCTGGTGGCGAGGGACGTCGACACGCTGGACAAGATGATGCTCAAGTTAAGGCAGAAGGGACAATCGCGTCGGGGCGAGTTTACAATCCGCATCGATCTTGGCACGATGGACGGTGAGCGTATGAAACGTTTGGCCACGCTGTTTCGATCCCATCCGGGGTCGTGCCGCGTTCGGGTGCTTCTGACCCTCGGTGGGAAGGAACGCGCCGTGGCGCTCCCGGAATTCTTTGCCATCGATCCGGATGCCGACTTGGAGAAAATACTTCGAACCTACGCCCTGGACGCCAGCGTGAGCCTTCCTGACGCATCCGCCACCAGCCATTAG
- the tsaE gene encoding tRNA (adenosine(37)-N6)-threonylcarbamoyltransferase complex ATPase subunit type 1 TsaE produces the protein MKGHEALAPPGADRSCQTDEETMALGEEVGRALRPGQVVALTGPLGAGKTVFVKGISRAFGLDPATITSPTFTFVHRHETGERGPLIHVDLFRAETPRELASIGLDEILNAGAIVVVEWAERAEAHLPADCMRVRIDYAAEGRRIRIENPHPSII, from the coding sequence ATGAAAGGCCATGAAGCTCTTGCGCCGCCCGGCGCTGACCGGTCGTGCCAGACCGACGAGGAAACCATGGCTCTCGGCGAGGAGGTGGGTCGTGCCCTCCGGCCGGGGCAGGTCGTGGCGCTGACTGGCCCGCTCGGGGCAGGGAAAACGGTCTTCGTGAAGGGGATCTCCCGCGCGTTCGGACTGGATCCAGCCACGATTACGAGCCCCACTTTCACATTCGTCCACCGGCATGAAACCGGGGAGCGGGGACCACTGATTCACGTGGATCTGTTCCGCGCGGAAACCCCACGCGAACTGGCGTCGATCGGTCTGGATGAAATCCTGAACGCGGGTGCGATCGTGGTCGTCGAATGGGCGGAGCGGGCCGAGGCCCATCTTCCCGCGGACTGCATGCGCGTCCGGATCGACTACGCCGCCGAAGGTCGACGAATCCGCATCGAGAATCCACATCCGTCAATAATTTGA
- a CDS encoding pyridoxine 5'-phosphate synthase: MTRRKLFVNVDHVATVRQARRAKYPDPVAAATLAELAGADGIIVHLREDRRHIQDRDLTLLRQTVQTELHMEMAAVNEMVRIALAAKPEFCVLVPERREELTTEGGLDVVGRHKTISGAVRKLNKGGRKVSLFIDPEKSQVEASKAAGAVMVELHTGEYCNAGGEAKRAKEWARLRDAARLAADSGLVVAAGHGLDYQNTQRVLEIPEIREFNIGFSIVARAVLVGFERAVREMVNILQGG, from the coding sequence GTGACGCGCAGAAAACTTTTCGTCAACGTCGACCATGTCGCCACCGTCCGCCAGGCGCGGCGGGCGAAATACCCCGACCCCGTTGCCGCCGCCACGCTGGCCGAACTGGCCGGGGCGGATGGCATCATCGTACATCTCCGAGAAGACCGGCGGCATATCCAAGACCGGGATCTTACTTTGCTCCGCCAGACCGTGCAGACGGAGCTCCACATGGAAATGGCCGCTGTGAATGAAATGGTCCGCATTGCGTTGGCGGCCAAACCGGAGTTCTGCGTGCTGGTGCCCGAGCGGCGGGAAGAGCTGACTACGGAGGGCGGACTGGACGTGGTCGGTCGCCACAAAACGATTTCAGGTGCCGTTCGTAAGCTGAACAAGGGTGGACGAAAAGTGAGCCTCTTCATCGATCCGGAAAAATCGCAAGTGGAAGCCTCCAAGGCGGCCGGCGCCGTCATGGTGGAGCTGCACACGGGCGAATACTGCAACGCTGGGGGGGAGGCAAAGCGGGCGAAGGAATGGGCGAGGCTGCGCGATGCGGCGCGGTTGGCCGCGGATTCCGGACTCGTGGTTGCCGCCGGCCACGGACTGGACTATCAGAATACCCAGCGGGTACTGGAGATCCCGGAAATTCGCGAATTCAACATCGGTTTCAGCATCGTGGCGAGGGCGGTGCTCGTCGGTTTCGAACGGGCCGTTCGTGAAATGGTAAACATCCTACAGGGAGGCTAG
- the acpS gene encoding holo-ACP synthase yields MAIFGVGIDAVEVERVDRLLKKFKKRFLDRLFTPGEQQYCQRKAHVGQHLAARVAAKEAFVKALGTGFRGGIAWNEIEVGREKGGRPCLVLHGRAKEKAAAAGVSGAHLSLSHTDKMAFAEIILEVS; encoded by the coding sequence ATGGCCATCTTCGGAGTGGGCATCGACGCGGTGGAAGTGGAGCGCGTCGACCGCCTGCTGAAGAAATTCAAGAAGCGATTTCTTGACCGCTTGTTCACGCCAGGGGAGCAGCAATATTGCCAGCGGAAGGCGCACGTGGGGCAGCACCTGGCCGCCCGGGTCGCGGCCAAGGAAGCGTTCGTGAAAGCACTGGGGACCGGATTCCGGGGTGGGATTGCGTGGAATGAAATCGAGGTCGGACGTGAGAAGGGCGGTCGGCCTTGCCTGGTCCTGCACGGTCGCGCAAAAGAGAAGGCCGCCGCGGCGGGAGTCAGCGGGGCGCATCTCTCCCTGTCACACACGGACAAAATGGCCTTCGCCGAGATCATTTTGGAAGTGTCATGA
- a CDS encoding aspartate kinase produces the protein MGKNIIVQKFGGTSVGSIERIKAVADRVARTAKSGNRVVVVASAMSGETDKLVKLVGQITESPDPREYDQIVSTGEQVSISLLALALHQAGLKARSYLGHQVPIVTDTIHSKARIVKVDPRKLVADLRKGAVPVIAGFQGVTESGEEITTLGRGGSDTTAVAVAAALKAKVCEIYTDVDGVYTTDPNLCPEARKLDRVSYDEMLEMASLGAKVMQTVSMEYAKRFMVPLHIRTSFSDEPGTLIVKEDSRMEKQAVTGITYNKNEAKIAIRRVPDRPGIAARIFGPVAEANVVVDMIVQNVSADGYTDLTFTVMKNEYKQAMDVVKKVAKDVGAGEVEGNTSIAKVSMVGLGMRSHSGVASRMFDALAKESINILMISTSEIKISVVVDEKFGQPAVRTLHRAFNLHEKPKEE, from the coding sequence ATGGGAAAAAACATCATCGTCCAAAAATTCGGCGGCACATCCGTCGGAAGCATCGAGCGGATTAAGGCCGTGGCGGACCGCGTCGCCCGGACGGCGAAAAGCGGCAACCGCGTCGTCGTCGTCGCCTCCGCCATGTCCGGCGAAACGGACAAACTCGTCAAGCTCGTCGGCCAGATTACCGAGAGCCCGGACCCCCGCGAATATGACCAGATCGTCTCCACGGGGGAACAAGTCTCGATCAGCCTCCTCGCGCTGGCGCTTCACCAAGCGGGCCTGAAAGCCCGCTCCTACCTGGGTCACCAGGTGCCGATCGTCACGGACACCATCCATTCCAAAGCGCGGATTGTGAAAGTGGACCCGCGCAAACTCGTGGCGGATCTCCGAAAGGGCGCCGTCCCCGTGATCGCCGGTTTCCAGGGCGTCACGGAGAGCGGGGAGGAAATCACCACGCTGGGGCGCGGAGGATCGGACACCACCGCCGTGGCCGTGGCAGCCGCCCTGAAGGCCAAGGTCTGCGAGATCTATACCGATGTGGACGGTGTGTATACCACCGATCCGAACCTCTGCCCCGAGGCGAGGAAGCTCGACCGTGTGTCGTACGACGAGATGCTCGAGATGGCCAGTCTGGGCGCGAAGGTCATGCAGACCGTGAGCATGGAGTACGCCAAGCGATTCATGGTCCCGTTGCACATTCGAACGAGTTTCTCCGATGAGCCGGGCACGCTCATCGTGAAGGAGGATAGCCGCATGGAGAAACAGGCCGTCACCGGCATTACCTACAACAAGAACGAGGCGAAAATCGCCATCCGGAGGGTGCCGGACCGTCCGGGCATCGCGGCCAGAATCTTCGGGCCCGTCGCCGAGGCGAACGTGGTGGTGGACATGATCGTGCAGAACGTGAGCGCCGACGGCTACACGGACCTGACGTTCACGGTCATGAAGAACGAGTATAAGCAGGCGATGGACGTGGTGAAGAAGGTGGCCAAGGACGTGGGCGCGGGTGAAGTGGAGGGAAACACCTCGATCGCCAAAGTATCCATGGTCGGCCTCGGAATGCGGAGCCATTCGGGCGTGGCCTCGCGCATGTTCGACGCCCTCGCCAAGGAGAGCATCAACATCCTGATGATCAGCACCTCCGAAATCAAGATCTCCGTCGTGGTGGACGAGAAGTTCGGCCAGCCGGCCGTCCGTACCCTCCACCGCGCCTTCAACCTGCACGAGAAACCGAAAGAGGAGTAG
- a CDS encoding NAD(P)H-hydrate dehydratase: MKVVTSEQMRRIDDMAIRKLGIPGLKLMENAGAGVISAVERRWGTVRGRKIVVICGKGNNGGDGFVVARLAKSRGARVRVRLLADAPEIRGDALVNLKRWKKAGGAVERAPLTDADLADADFIVDAIFGTGLSQPLADRFASAVDAINVSDRPVVSIDIPSGVNGTTGEIMGCAVRADLTVALGLPKCGHVLFPGAEQTGSVEVVDIGLPAEALASEPSSIEMTTGAEMRKLFKKRPEGSHKGDYGHLLLVGGSRSKVGAIAMAARAAIRSGVGLVTAGVPESAELGFHTLVLEAMSVALPEMGGELCRESAVAALEASRGKDAVALGPGLGWSEETTAFSREFVASLQSPLVVDADGLNALSDRPDILERRKASTVLTPHPGEMARLSHSTTQEVQANRIESAVGFARKHSVVVLLKGARTVVATPEGVAHINPTGNPGMATGGTGDVLTGVIGSLLAQGFSALDSARAGAYLHGWAGDVAAESKGQIALVAMDLVEFLPTVFKEIETSRAPYAPLRGRRNERP; the protein is encoded by the coding sequence ATGAAAGTCGTCACCTCCGAACAAATGCGCCGGATCGATGATATGGCGATCCGGAAACTCGGGATTCCGGGCTTGAAGCTGATGGAGAACGCCGGAGCCGGGGTGATCTCGGCTGTTGAGCGTAGGTGGGGAACGGTCAGGGGGAGGAAAATCGTCGTCATCTGCGGCAAGGGAAACAATGGCGGAGATGGTTTCGTGGTGGCCCGGCTGGCGAAATCCCGTGGAGCGCGGGTGCGTGTGCGGCTCCTGGCGGATGCCCCGGAGATCCGCGGAGACGCGCTCGTCAATTTGAAGCGTTGGAAAAAAGCCGGAGGAGCGGTGGAACGGGCCCCCTTGACGGACGCGGACCTCGCTGACGCTGATTTCATCGTGGACGCGATTTTCGGAACCGGCCTCTCACAACCCTTGGCGGATCGATTCGCGTCCGCTGTGGACGCGATCAACGTTTCGGACCGGCCGGTGGTCAGCATCGACATCCCTTCCGGCGTCAACGGCACCACCGGCGAGATCATGGGATGTGCCGTCCGCGCCGATCTGACCGTGGCCTTGGGCCTGCCGAAATGCGGACACGTTCTTTTCCCGGGGGCCGAGCAGACAGGAAGCGTGGAGGTGGTCGACATCGGTCTTCCGGCGGAAGCCTTGGCCTCCGAACCGTCGTCGATCGAAATGACCACCGGAGCGGAGATGCGCAAACTCTTTAAGAAACGGCCTGAGGGGAGCCACAAGGGGGACTACGGGCATCTCCTCCTCGTTGGAGGTTCGCGATCAAAGGTGGGGGCGATCGCCATGGCGGCGCGCGCCGCGATCCGGTCGGGCGTCGGCCTCGTCACGGCCGGTGTTCCGGAGAGCGCCGAACTGGGGTTTCACACGCTGGTGCTCGAAGCGATGTCCGTGGCCCTTCCGGAGATGGGCGGGGAGCTTTGCCGTGAGTCCGCCGTTGCCGCCTTGGAGGCTTCGAGAGGGAAAGATGCGGTGGCTTTGGGACCCGGATTGGGGTGGAGCGAGGAGACCACCGCGTTCAGCCGCGAATTTGTCGCCTCGCTGCAGTCTCCGCTCGTGGTCGATGCAGATGGACTGAACGCGCTCTCGGACCGGCCCGATATTCTCGAGCGGCGGAAGGCGTCGACGGTGCTCACGCCGCACCCCGGTGAAATGGCGAGGCTTTCGCATTCGACCACGCAGGAGGTGCAGGCCAACCGGATCGAAAGTGCGGTAGGGTTCGCGAGGAAACACAGCGTGGTCGTACTGCTGAAGGGCGCCCGCACGGTTGTGGCGACGCCCGAAGGAGTGGCCCACATCAACCCAACGGGGAATCCGGGTATGGCGACGGGCGGAACGGGTGATGTCTTGACCGGCGTGATCGGTTCACTTCTAGCTCAGGGATTCTCGGCTCTTGATTCGGCTCGCGCGGGGGCCTATCTCCACGGATGGGCCGGCGACGTAGCCGCGGAATCGAAAGGGCAGATCGCACTCGTGGCGATGGATCTTGTGGAATTTCTCCCCACGGTGTTCAAGGAAATCGAAACAAGCCGTGCCCCCTACGCTCCGCTCCGAGGACGGCGAAATGAAAGGCCATGA